A portion of the Nerophis lumbriciformis linkage group LG37, RoL_Nlum_v2.1, whole genome shotgun sequence genome contains these proteins:
- the hsf1 gene encoding heat shock factor protein 1 isoform X2, with amino-acid sequence MELVKGAAEASMLSGGNVSNVPAFLSKLWTLLEDPHTDTLICWNQTGSSFHVYDQGRFSKEVLPQFFKHNNMASFIRQLNMYGFRKVVHIEQGGLLKPEKDDTEFQHPFFIRGQEHLLENIKRKVTNVSAVRQEEVKISTNEVNKILNDVQVMKGKQETIDSRIIAMKHENEALWREMACLRQKHAQQQKVVNKLIQFLVTLVQSNRIMGVKRKLPLMLSDPGSAHSLPKYARPLSLEQSAEPPLTSGPVISDVTEVATPTAEEVVSDWMGSGRKRQSPNISHDVVEEVVACVDTPLSPTAFINSILQEDDNMMVADSSVVLMDAPQTTAPNGQSPSPTSDLVPTSDLVPTSDLVPTCQTLACIDKCELSNHVETIDNSLGHLQNTLNNPTFTFETSPLLELVYPSWSPGDFDFNTLDSLLSEDTPRGSAQSNSTGKQLVQYTPVHIPEADLPSLLELEAEPFLSPETPIDDPTTKLNSDL; translated from the exons ATGGAGCTCGTCAAAGGGGCCGCGGAGGCTTCGATGCTGTCCGGCGGCAACGTCAGCAACGTCCCGGCCTTCCTCTCCAAACTCTGGACTTTGTTAGAAGACCCGCACACTGACACCCTCATCTGCTGGAACCag ACTGGAAGCAGTTTCCATGTTTACGACCAGGGTCGCTTTTCGAAGGAGGTCCTCCCCCAGTTCTTCAAACATAACAACATGGCCAGTTTCATTCGCCAGCTCAACATGT ATGGCTTCCGGAAGGTGGTCCACATTGAGCAGGGCGGTCTGCTGAAACCTGAGAAGGACGACACAGAGTTCCAACATCCGTTCTTCATTAGAGGACAAGAACATCTGCTGGAGAACATCAAACGCAAAGTCACCAAT GTGTCTGCTGTGCGTCAGGAGGAGGTGAAGATCTCAACCAACGAGGTCAACAAGATCCTGAATGACGTACAAGTGATGAAGGGCAAGCAGGAGACCATTGACTCCAGAATCATCGCCATGAAACA TGAGAACGAGGCTCTGTGGCGGGAGATGGCGTGTCTGAGACAGAAACACGCCCAACAGCAGAAGGTGGTCAACAAG TTGATTCAGTTCCTGGTGACGCTGGTCCAGTCCAACAGGATCATGGGAGTCAAGAGAAAACT TCCGCTCATGCTCAGTGACCCAGGCTCCGCCCACTCGCTGCCCAAATACGCTCGACCCCTTTCTCTGGAGCAGTCTGCAGAACCCCCTCTGACCTCTGGACCAGTCATCTCCGACGTCACAGAGGTGGCCACGCCCACAGCAGAAGAAGTGGTCAGTGACTGGATGGGAAGTGG CAGAAAAAGACAGTCGCCTAACATCAGCCATGACGTGGTGGAGGAAGTGGTGGCGTGTGTGGACACGCCCCTTTCTCCCACGGCCTTCATCAACTCCATCCTGCAGGAAGATGACAACATGATGGTGGCAG ACTCTTCTGTTGTTCTGATGGACGCCCCCCAGACCACAGCCCCCAATGGCCAATCACCTTCCCCCACCTCAGACCTGGTCCCCACCTCAGACCTGGTCCCCACCTCAGACCTGGTCCCCACCTGTCAGACTCTGGCTTGTATCGACAA GTGTGAATTGTCCAATCACGTGGAGACGATTGACAACAGTCTAGGACACCTGCAGAACACCCTCAACAACCCAACCTTCACCTTTGAAACTTCTCCGCTcttggag TTGGTGTACCCCTCATGGTCTCCAGGAGACTTTGACTTCAACACCTTGGACAGT CTTCTAAGTGAGGACACACCCAGAGGATCTGCTCAAAGCAACAGTACAG GTAAGCAGTTGGTGCAGTACACACCTGTGCACATTCCTGAAGCTGACCTGCCATCGTTACTGGAGTTGGAGGCGGAGCCTTTCCTCAGCCCTGAAACGCCCATTGATGATCCGACCACCAAACTGAActctgacctctga
- the hsf1 gene encoding heat shock factor protein 1 isoform X3 — protein sequence MELVKGAAEASMLSGGNVSNVPAFLSKLWTLLEDPHTDTLICWNQTGSSFHVYDQGRFSKEVLPQFFKHNNMASFIRQLNMYGFRKVVHIEQGGLLKPEKDDTEFQHPFFIRGQEHLLENIKRKVTNVSAVRQEEVKISTNEVNKILNDVQVMKGKQETIDSRIIAMKHENEALWREMACLRQKHAQQQKVVNKLIQFLVTLVQSNRIMGVKRKLPLMLSDPGSAHSLPKYARPLSLEQSAEPPLTSGPVISDVTEVATPTAEEVVSDWMGSGSRKRQSPNISHDVVEEVVACVDTPLSPTAFINSILQEDDNMMVADSSVVLMDAPQTTAPNGQSPSPTSDLVPTSDLVPTSDLVPTCQTLACIDKCELSNHVETIDNSLGHLQNTLNNPTFTFETSPLLELVYPSWSPGDFDFNTLDSLLSEDTPRGSAQSNSTVGGGAFPQP from the exons ATGGAGCTCGTCAAAGGGGCCGCGGAGGCTTCGATGCTGTCCGGCGGCAACGTCAGCAACGTCCCGGCCTTCCTCTCCAAACTCTGGACTTTGTTAGAAGACCCGCACACTGACACCCTCATCTGCTGGAACCag ACTGGAAGCAGTTTCCATGTTTACGACCAGGGTCGCTTTTCGAAGGAGGTCCTCCCCCAGTTCTTCAAACATAACAACATGGCCAGTTTCATTCGCCAGCTCAACATGT ATGGCTTCCGGAAGGTGGTCCACATTGAGCAGGGCGGTCTGCTGAAACCTGAGAAGGACGACACAGAGTTCCAACATCCGTTCTTCATTAGAGGACAAGAACATCTGCTGGAGAACATCAAACGCAAAGTCACCAAT GTGTCTGCTGTGCGTCAGGAGGAGGTGAAGATCTCAACCAACGAGGTCAACAAGATCCTGAATGACGTACAAGTGATGAAGGGCAAGCAGGAGACCATTGACTCCAGAATCATCGCCATGAAACA TGAGAACGAGGCTCTGTGGCGGGAGATGGCGTGTCTGAGACAGAAACACGCCCAACAGCAGAAGGTGGTCAACAAG TTGATTCAGTTCCTGGTGACGCTGGTCCAGTCCAACAGGATCATGGGAGTCAAGAGAAAACT TCCGCTCATGCTCAGTGACCCAGGCTCCGCCCACTCGCTGCCCAAATACGCTCGACCCCTTTCTCTGGAGCAGTCTGCAGAACCCCCTCTGACCTCTGGACCAGTCATCTCCGACGTCACAGAGGTGGCCACGCCCACAGCAGAAGAAGTGGTCAGTGACTGGATGGGAAGTGG CAGCAGAAAAAGACAGTCGCCTAACATCAGCCATGACGTGGTGGAGGAAGTGGTGGCGTGTGTGGACACGCCCCTTTCTCCCACGGCCTTCATCAACTCCATCCTGCAGGAAGATGACAACATGATGGTGGCAG ACTCTTCTGTTGTTCTGATGGACGCCCCCCAGACCACAGCCCCCAATGGCCAATCACCTTCCCCCACCTCAGACCTGGTCCCCACCTCAGACCTGGTCCCCACCTCAGACCTGGTCCCCACCTGTCAGACTCTGGCTTGTATCGACAA GTGTGAATTGTCCAATCACGTGGAGACGATTGACAACAGTCTAGGACACCTGCAGAACACCCTCAACAACCCAACCTTCACCTTTGAAACTTCTCCGCTcttggag TTGGTGTACCCCTCATGGTCTCCAGGAGACTTTGACTTCAACACCTTGGACAGT CTTCTAAGTGAGGACACACCCAGAGGATCTGCTCAAAGCAACAGTACAG TTGGAGGCGGAGCCTTTCCTCAGCCCTGA
- the hsf1 gene encoding heat shock factor protein 1 isoform X1 has protein sequence MELVKGAAEASMLSGGNVSNVPAFLSKLWTLLEDPHTDTLICWNQTGSSFHVYDQGRFSKEVLPQFFKHNNMASFIRQLNMYGFRKVVHIEQGGLLKPEKDDTEFQHPFFIRGQEHLLENIKRKVTNVSAVRQEEVKISTNEVNKILNDVQVMKGKQETIDSRIIAMKHENEALWREMACLRQKHAQQQKVVNKLIQFLVTLVQSNRIMGVKRKLPLMLSDPGSAHSLPKYARPLSLEQSAEPPLTSGPVISDVTEVATPTAEEVVSDWMGSGSRKRQSPNISHDVVEEVVACVDTPLSPTAFINSILQEDDNMMVADSSVVLMDAPQTTAPNGQSPSPTSDLVPTSDLVPTSDLVPTCQTLACIDKCELSNHVETIDNSLGHLQNTLNNPTFTFETSPLLELVYPSWSPGDFDFNTLDSLLSEDTPRGSAQSNSTGKQLVQYTPVHIPEADLPSLLELEAEPFLSPETPIDDPTTKLNSDL, from the exons ATGGAGCTCGTCAAAGGGGCCGCGGAGGCTTCGATGCTGTCCGGCGGCAACGTCAGCAACGTCCCGGCCTTCCTCTCCAAACTCTGGACTTTGTTAGAAGACCCGCACACTGACACCCTCATCTGCTGGAACCag ACTGGAAGCAGTTTCCATGTTTACGACCAGGGTCGCTTTTCGAAGGAGGTCCTCCCCCAGTTCTTCAAACATAACAACATGGCCAGTTTCATTCGCCAGCTCAACATGT ATGGCTTCCGGAAGGTGGTCCACATTGAGCAGGGCGGTCTGCTGAAACCTGAGAAGGACGACACAGAGTTCCAACATCCGTTCTTCATTAGAGGACAAGAACATCTGCTGGAGAACATCAAACGCAAAGTCACCAAT GTGTCTGCTGTGCGTCAGGAGGAGGTGAAGATCTCAACCAACGAGGTCAACAAGATCCTGAATGACGTACAAGTGATGAAGGGCAAGCAGGAGACCATTGACTCCAGAATCATCGCCATGAAACA TGAGAACGAGGCTCTGTGGCGGGAGATGGCGTGTCTGAGACAGAAACACGCCCAACAGCAGAAGGTGGTCAACAAG TTGATTCAGTTCCTGGTGACGCTGGTCCAGTCCAACAGGATCATGGGAGTCAAGAGAAAACT TCCGCTCATGCTCAGTGACCCAGGCTCCGCCCACTCGCTGCCCAAATACGCTCGACCCCTTTCTCTGGAGCAGTCTGCAGAACCCCCTCTGACCTCTGGACCAGTCATCTCCGACGTCACAGAGGTGGCCACGCCCACAGCAGAAGAAGTGGTCAGTGACTGGATGGGAAGTGG CAGCAGAAAAAGACAGTCGCCTAACATCAGCCATGACGTGGTGGAGGAAGTGGTGGCGTGTGTGGACACGCCCCTTTCTCCCACGGCCTTCATCAACTCCATCCTGCAGGAAGATGACAACATGATGGTGGCAG ACTCTTCTGTTGTTCTGATGGACGCCCCCCAGACCACAGCCCCCAATGGCCAATCACCTTCCCCCACCTCAGACCTGGTCCCCACCTCAGACCTGGTCCCCACCTCAGACCTGGTCCCCACCTGTCAGACTCTGGCTTGTATCGACAA GTGTGAATTGTCCAATCACGTGGAGACGATTGACAACAGTCTAGGACACCTGCAGAACACCCTCAACAACCCAACCTTCACCTTTGAAACTTCTCCGCTcttggag TTGGTGTACCCCTCATGGTCTCCAGGAGACTTTGACTTCAACACCTTGGACAGT CTTCTAAGTGAGGACACACCCAGAGGATCTGCTCAAAGCAACAGTACAG GTAAGCAGTTGGTGCAGTACACACCTGTGCACATTCCTGAAGCTGACCTGCCATCGTTACTGGAGTTGGAGGCGGAGCCTTTCCTCAGCCCTGAAACGCCCATTGATGATCCGACCACCAAACTGAActctgacctctga
- the bop1 gene encoding ribosome biogenesis protein bop1 has product MEDRIETEKRRTSAKMNKMSKVSEMTEEKERRMKRSLEQEEPDEMLSIDSKLCDKEVSESEESVYSGLEDSGSDSDEDDGLHNDDDEDDGVHNHDDEAQQEGVHNHDDEAQQDNKLNAEKKEEYEHDSSDEEDIRNTVGNIPMEWYKDFPHIGYNLDGKKIYKPIRNKDELDEFLEKMENPDYWRTVTDKQTASDIVLSDEQVELVKRLQKGQFGDVNFQEHQPSVDFFSGDVMLHPVTNRPADKRSFIPSLIEKEKVSKLVHAIKMGWIKPRRAQDDSRGRYYDLWGKEDSSLLAKHKMHLPAPKTLLPGHQESYNPPPEYLFTQEEQALWEQQDPSDRKLPFVPRKFSSLRQVPAFPRFIHERFERCLDLYLCPRQRKMRVNVDPEDLIPKLPKPKDLQPFPTTQSLVYKGHSSLVRSISVSPSGQWLASGSDDCCVRLWEVCSSRCVKVVQVGGAVKSVCWNPNPSVCLLAVALESLVLIMSPSLADREVALSSERLLAAPQEAEPAEAVGAVTWVECEREEQNHSIRLKIQHPKPVRQVVWHAKGDYLASLMPDHSSHQQVFIHQLSRRRSQNPFRRNKGLVQSVCFHPIRPYFFVATQRSVRIYNLVKQEMTKKLQANSKWISSMAVHPGGDHVICASYDCRLSWFDLDLSTKPYKMLRHHKKAVRGVAYHRLYPLFASASDDGSVIVCHGTVYNDLLQNPLIVPVKVLRGHVTTHDLGVLDVTFHPTQPWVFSSGADATIRLFT; this is encoded by the exons ATGGAGGACAGAATTGAGACGGAAAAGAGGCGGACAAGTGCAAAGATGAACAAGATGAGCAAAGTCTCGGAAATGACGGAAGAGAAAGAGAGGAGAATGAAGCGGAGTCTCGAGCAAGAAGAACCAGACGAG ATGTTGAGCATCGACAGTAAGCTGTGTGACAAAGAAGTGTCAGAAAGCGAGGAGAGTGTTTACTCGGGACTCGAGGATTCAGGAAGCGATAGTGATGAGGATGATGGCCTACACaacgatgatgatgaggatgatggaGTACACAACCATGATGATGAAGCACAACAAGAAGGAGTACACAACCATGATGATGAAGCACAACAG GACAACAAGTTGAATGCCGAGAAGAAAGAAGAGTATGAGCATGACTCATCAGACGAAGAA GATATCAGGAACACGGTGGGGAACATACCGATGGAATGGTACAAGGACTTCCCTCACATTGGCTACAACTTGGACGGGAAGAAGATCTACAAGCCCATCAGAAACAAGGACGAGCTGGACGAGTTCTTGGAAAAGATGGAGAACCCCGACTACTG GAGAACGGTGACCGACAAGCAGACGGCCAGTGACATCGTCTTGTCCGACGAGCAGGTGGAGCTGGTGAAGCGCCTGCAGAAAGGACAGTTTGGAGATGTCAACTTCCAGGAGCACCAG CCTTCGGTGGATTTCTTCAGTGGAGACGTGATGCTGCACCCTGTCACCAACAGACCAGCTGACAAGCGCAGCTTCATCCCGTCCCTCATTGAGAAGGAGAAG GTCTCCAAACTAGTCCACGCCATAAAGATGGGCTGGATCAAGCCTCGCCGGGCGCAGGATGACAGCAGGGGGCGCTACTATGACCTGTGGGGCAAAGAGGACTCGTCTCTCCTGGCTAAGCACAAAATGCACCTGCCTGCCCCTAAGACCCTCCTCCCTGGTCACCAGGAGTCCTACAACCCCCCACCAGAGTACCTGTTCACCCAGGAGGAG CAAGCTCTGTGGGAGCAGCAGGATCCTTCAGACAGGAAGTTGCCCTTTGTCCCCAGGAAGTTCTCCAGCCTGCGGCAGGTTCCCGCCTTTCCTCGTTTCATCCATGAGAGATTCGAGCGTTGCCTCGACCTTTACCTGTGCCCTCGCCAGAGAAAGATGAGG GTTAATGTGGATCCTGAAGATCTGATTCCAAAGCTTCCTAAACCTAAAGACCTGCAGCCTTTCCCCACTACACAGTCGCTG GTTTATAAGGGTCACAGCAGTTTGGTGCGGTCCATCAGTGTTTCTCCATCAGGACAGTGGCTTGCTTCAG GAAGTGATGACTGCTGCGTCAGGCTGTGGGAGGTGTGTTCATCTCGCTGTGTGAAGGTGGTCCAGGTGGGCGGAGCCGTGAAGAGCGTGTGCTGGAATCCCAACCCGTCCGTCTGTCTCCTCGCCGTGGCCCT GGAGTCGCTGGTGTTGATCATGTCGCCCTCCTTGGCGGACAGAGAGGTGGCCTTGAGCTCGGAACGTCTCCTCGCTGCTCCGCAGGAGGCGGAGCCTGCAGAGGCGGTGGGGGCGGTGACCTGGGTGGAATGTGAGCGGGAGGAGCAGAACCACAGCATCCGCCTGAAGATCCAACATCCCAAA CCTGTGCGACAGGTGGTGTGGCACGCCAAGGGAGACTACCTGGCCTCGCTGATGCCCGACCACTCCAGCCATCAGCAGGTCTTCATCCACCAGCTGAGCAGAAGGCGGAGCCAGAACCCCTTCAGGCGCAACAAGGGTCTGGTCCAGAGCGTGTGTTTCCACCCCATCCGGCCTTACTTCTTTGTGGCCACCCAGCGCTCCGTCAGGATCTACAACCTGGTCAAGCAGGAGATGACCAAGAAACTCCAGGCCAACTCCAAGTGGATCTCCAGCATGGCTGTCCACCCTGGAG GTGATCATGTGATCTGTGCCAGCTATGACTGCCGACTCAGCTGGTTTGACCTTGACCTCTCAACCAAACCCTACAAGATGTTAAG ACACCATAAGAAGGCAGTGAGGGGCGTGGCCTATCACAGACTTTACCCGCTGTTTGCTTCAGCGTCTGACGATGGCTCAGTCATAGTCTGCCATGGCACCGTATACAA TGACCTGCTGCAGAATCCACTCATTGTTCCAGTGAAGGTGCTAAGAGGTCATGTGACCACTCATGACCTCGGTGTCCTGGATGTGACCTTTCACCCCACACAGCCTTGGGTCTTCTCGTCTGGTGCCGACGCTACCATCAGACTTTTTACCTAG